The genomic interval ACCGCCCGTGGCCGGAGGGCGGCGATATCTGGAGAACCGGCGTGGCTTCCGCGAATCCCGTGCGCATCGGCGACTCGCCCGCCTCCCATCCGAGTGCAGGCGGCTTCGTGGTTTCTTCGGATGAGCAGCGCGTCGTCTGGGCCGCGCAGAACGAGTTCGAGGACTACGCGCTCTTCAGCGCTCCGGTTTCGGATCCCCCCGGCGTCGCGGAGCGGTTGAGCGCCGACGTGCCGTTTTCGAGCGTCTCTGGCTACATCGTGATCAGTCCGGACAGCTCCCGGGTGGTGTTCGATTCGGATCAGGAGGGCCAGCAGTTCGATCTGTTCAGCGTTCCGATCGACGGCCCCTCTGCGGCCGCCGTCAATCTGAGCGGATTCGAGCCGGCCTGGTATCCCTACCTCCACAGCATCCGATTCTCGCCGGACTCCGCCTGGGTTCTCTATCTCGGAAACCGCGAGGTGCACTCGCGGCAGGACCTCTTCGTCGTGCCCGCCGCTGGACCGGCGAGTGCGAGGGTGCGCATCAACCCGGTCGATTCCTCGACGGAGGGAGTCAGCAGCTACGAGGAGATTCCCGGGACGGCCGAAGTCGTGTTTCCGCTCGCTTCGTCGACTCCGGAAGGCGCCTTCCGCTGCTATCGCGGCAGCTGGCTGGGGGGCACCGGGAACGCGACGCCGCTCTGGACCGAGCCGCTGCTCTACGAGGGCATGGGCTGTCATTGGCTCCCCGAGGGCCGGGGCGTCCTGACGGCGACTCGAAACCCGTTCACGGAGAGCGCCGTCCTCTGGCTCGCTCACGGTGATGGCCCCCTGGACCTCGCCCCGAAGAGGCTCCTCGATTCGACCCTGTTCGAGCCGAACGAGGATCCGTTCCGCTACGGAGATCTCCGAGCGACGCCCGACGGCCGCTTCGTCGTCTACCTCGGGACGCCGGTCGGTGGCGAGCTCGGCCTCTGGGTGCTGCCCCTCCCGTTCTTCTGGGACGGATTCGAATCGGGCGGCACCGGGCACTGGTCGACGATCCAGAACTGAGAGTCGCGAGAGCGCAGAGCGTCATCCTGCGCTCGAGTTTGCCCGCAGCTTTCCGGAAGACTCGTCGGGGCAGGCGCCGTTAGCCTTCCTGCATGCACAAGACGATCGAACCGACCATTCTCTATTTCGGCACGCCTGTCGCCCTCATCTCGACCCTGAACGAAGACGGCTCGGCGAATCTCGCGCCGATGTCGTCGGCCTGGTGGCTGGGCTGGACCTGCATGCTGGGTCTGGGCAGCCTGGGGCAGACTTCGGACAATCTGATCCGCACGCGTGAGTGTGTGATCAACCTGCCGTCGATCCACGAAGTCTCCGCGGTCGACCGGTTGGCGCTCACCACGGGGAAGAATCCGGTGCCGGAGCGCAAGCGCTCCTGGGGCTACCGCTACGAGGCGGAGAAGTTCCGCGAGGCGGGTCTCACTCCGGTGGCGTCGGAGACGGTGGCTGCGCCGCGCGTGCTGGAGTGCCCGGTGCAGATGGAGGGGATCGTCCACGACCATCGCCCGTTCGGCAACAACGTCAGCGCGGTCGCCTTCGAAGTCCACATCACACGCCTGCACGTGGACGAGGCACTGCTCGTCGAGGGAAGCGCCTTGGGCGAGAGGCCGCACATCGATCCGGAACGCTGGCAGCCTCTCCTCATGAGCTTCTGCCGCTTCTTCGGCCTGGGCGGCGAGGTCCACCCCTCGCGCCTTGCCGAGTCGGACTTCATGAAGTTCGTCGCGCGCGGCACCGGGGCGCCGGCAGCGGTCGCGGCCAGCGCGCCAGGTCGAGGATAGGGCGCGTCAGGTTCCGGCCCGCGCCACCGCCTTGGCGATCGCCGCGAGGACGAGATCCGGGCGGTCACGCATCACCTGGTGGGAGCTGCCGGGGGCGTAGACCGATTCGCGGCGGCGGCCCACCGCGGCGAAGGCGAGGTGGGCCTGTCGCATCGCAGTGGCGCTCTCTTCCGTTTCTGCCCAGGAGTGCTCGGCGTAGATGTCGATCACCGGCAGCCGCGAAGGCAGCCGCACGCGCCGCATCCGCTCGACGGTCGCCGGATAGGCCTCGAGAATCGGAACGATCGTCGCCGCGAGCTCCGGAGCCTGCTGGCGGAGCGCGTCGTACTGCGGCCGGTAGCGAGCGAGGATCGCGTCCACTTCGGCGGTGGTGAAGAACTCCGGAATGTTGGCGTCGACCAGGACCAGGCCGGCGATCCGGAAAGCGTCCCGTCGGCGCCCGGACGCCGCTAGAAGCTGGCTGATGAATCCGCCGTAGGAGTGCGCGGTGAGGATGACCGGTCCGCCGATTCCGCAGCGGGCAAGCAGCAGGCGAAGCGCCTCCGCTTCGTGGTCGATCGCGTAAGGGTGCGGATCCGGGTCGCTTCGACCCGTGCCTGCCCGGTCATAGAGAAAGGTGCGGACTCCCGTGGCGCGAACCTGCGCCGCAATTTCGGTCCAGACGGACGAATCGGCGCCGTTCCCGGTCTCGAAGACGACCGTCACCGCTCCCGCGCCGGCAAGCTCTGCCCAGAGGCTGAGTCCGCCGATGTCGATGGCCTCTCCCCGGCACTCTTGCGGCGGCGCAGTTGCGGCCGCGAGCGGAGCGGCGCTCGCCAGGCCGGCGATGAGCCGCAATACGTAGTTGAGCTTCGCCCGTGGCAATGGC from Thermoanaerobaculia bacterium carries:
- a CDS encoding flavin reductase family protein, yielding MHKTIEPTILYFGTPVALISTLNEDGSANLAPMSSAWWLGWTCMLGLGSLGQTSDNLIRTRECVINLPSIHEVSAVDRLALTTGKNPVPERKRSWGYRYEAEKFREAGLTPVASETVAAPRVLECPVQMEGIVHDHRPFGNNVSAVAFEVHITRLHVDEALLVEGSALGERPHIDPERWQPLLMSFCRFFGLGGEVHPSRLAESDFMKFVARGTGAPAAVAASAPGRG
- a CDS encoding alpha/beta fold hydrolase, whose translation is MPRAKLNYVLRLIAGLASAAPLAAATAPPQECRGEAIDIGGLSLWAELAGAGAVTVVFETGNGADSSVWTEIAAQVRATGVRTFLYDRAGTGRSDPDPHPYAIDHEAEALRLLLARCGIGGPVILTAHSYGGFISQLLAASGRRRDAFRIAGLVLVDANIPEFFTTAEVDAILARYRPQYDALRQQAPELAATIVPILEAYPATVERMRRVRLPSRLPVIDIYAEHSWAETEESATAMRQAHLAFAAVGRRRESVYAPGSSHQVMRDRPDLVLAAIAKAVARAGT